The following are from one region of the Lacinutrix sp. Bg11-31 genome:
- a CDS encoding M1 family metallopeptidase, producing the protein MKNTIYLLLFFVLSPYITTQAQGLLQEKNNFTRQDTLRGSITTEREWWDLTYYHLDIKVNPEDKTISGTNTIQYTVLKPNQVLQIDLQDPLELTKVTQNGKVLEIKHDGNAHFVTLKEQQNIGEINSVIAYYQGKPREAVRAPWDGGISWKKDNNGNHFVASSCQGLGASVWWPNKDHMYDEVDSMLISVNVPKGLTNVSNGRLRSVDEKENTTTFNWFVNNPINNYGVNINIGDYANFSEVFKGEKGDLDMNYYVLKDNLEKAKEHFKDAPKMMKAFEHWFGPYPFYEDSFKLVEVPYLGMEHQSSVTYGNKYMKGYLGRDLSGTGLGLKFDFIIIHEAGHEWFANNITNIDIADMWIHEGFTAYSENIFLDFYYGKEASADYVIGTRKNIQNDRPLIGQYNVNNEGSGDMYYKGANMLHTLRQMVNDDEKWRQMLRTLNSKFYHQTVTTQQIEDCLAEESGLELKGFFNQYLRSIKIPVLEYKVEGKKLNYKWTNTVDDFVMSIQIEINGESQWITPSSENKTLKLKSKNAKIKVDRDFYIDIKVL; encoded by the coding sequence ATGAAAAACACAATCTACCTACTACTCTTCTTTGTACTTTCACCATATATAACAACACAAGCCCAAGGCTTACTACAAGAAAAAAACAATTTTACTAGACAAGACACGCTTAGAGGCAGTATTACTACAGAACGCGAATGGTGGGATTTAACCTATTATCATTTAGATATTAAAGTTAATCCTGAGGATAAAACAATTTCTGGAACAAACACGATTCAGTATACCGTTTTAAAACCGAATCAAGTTTTACAAATCGATTTACAAGATCCTTTAGAATTAACTAAAGTCACTCAAAATGGTAAAGTATTAGAGATTAAACACGATGGAAACGCACATTTTGTAACACTTAAAGAACAACAAAATATAGGCGAAATAAATAGTGTAATTGCATATTACCAAGGTAAACCACGTGAAGCTGTTAGAGCGCCTTGGGATGGTGGTATTTCTTGGAAAAAAGACAATAACGGAAATCATTTTGTAGCCTCGTCTTGTCAAGGACTTGGAGCAAGCGTCTGGTGGCCAAACAAAGACCACATGTACGACGAAGTAGATAGTATGCTTATTAGTGTAAACGTACCAAAAGGCTTAACAAACGTCTCTAACGGAAGGCTAAGAAGTGTTGATGAGAAAGAAAACACAACAACCTTTAATTGGTTTGTAAATAACCCAATTAATAATTATGGTGTAAATATTAATATAGGTGACTATGCTAATTTCTCTGAAGTTTTTAAAGGAGAGAAAGGTGATTTAGATATGAATTATTATGTATTAAAAGATAATCTTGAAAAAGCTAAAGAACATTTTAAAGATGCTCCTAAAATGATGAAAGCATTCGAACATTGGTTTGGACCTTATCCTTTTTATGAAGATAGCTTTAAATTAGTAGAAGTCCCATATTTAGGTATGGAACACCAAAGTTCTGTAACTTATGGTAACAAATATATGAAAGGCTATTTAGGACGAGATTTATCTGGAACTGGATTAGGCTTAAAATTCGATTTTATTATTATTCATGAAGCTGGACACGAGTGGTTTGCTAACAATATTACTAATATAGATATTGCCGATATGTGGATTCACGAAGGCTTTACAGCCTATTCCGAGAACATTTTCTTAGATTTTTACTACGGAAAAGAAGCGTCTGCAGATTACGTTATTGGTACTCGAAAAAACATACAAAACGATAGACCTTTAATTGGACAATACAACGTTAATAACGAAGGCTCTGGAGACATGTATTACAAAGGTGCAAACATGCTGCATACTTTACGTCAAATGGTTAATGATGACGAAAAATGGAGACAAATGCTTCGCACTTTAAACTCTAAGTTTTATCACCAAACTGTAACGACACAACAAATTGAAGACTGCTTAGCTGAAGAATCTGGTTTGGAATTGAAAGGTTTTTTTAATCAGTATTTAAGAAGTATAAAAATTCCTGTTTTAGAATATAAAGTTGAAGGCAAAAAACTAAACTACAAATGGACTAATACTGTTGATGACTTTGTAATGTCAATTCAAATTGAAATTAATGGAGAATCACAATGGATTACACCTTCTTCAGAAAATAAAACATTAAAATTAAAGTCTAAAAATGCTAAAATAAAAGTAGATAGAGATTTTTATATAGATATAAAAGTACTCTAA
- a CDS encoding anti-sigma factor domain-containing protein, whose amino-acid sequence MEKEQYIASGILELYVAGSLTEAENKDVYNMMLKHPEVLQEVLDIEAAIIKLTKAAAPKDKVIFNSILNKLKDTDNDTKVVSLNNKPKNSWYNYTGWAAALIFGGGLLWMNTQNNALETQITEIQTEKDFFETQIEDLNSDLVDSKKIINVFRDKDIISVPLAGQAVYPEAYAKAYWNKEDKTVYLDLAGLPEPPEGKVYQIWSLTLNPLTPTSLGTIDDFKSDDNKIFSLENTNESQAFGITLEPAGGSVSPTLEQLYTLGVIES is encoded by the coding sequence ATGGAAAAGGAACAATACATAGCATCTGGAATATTAGAACTTTATGTTGCTGGTTCATTAACTGAAGCAGAAAACAAAGACGTTTATAATATGATGCTAAAACATCCTGAAGTACTTCAAGAGGTTTTAGACATAGAAGCTGCAATAATTAAACTAACTAAAGCTGCAGCTCCAAAAGATAAAGTGATTTTTAATTCTATATTAAATAAATTAAAAGACACAGATAATGATACAAAAGTAGTTTCATTAAATAATAAGCCTAAAAATAGTTGGTATAATTACACTGGTTGGGCTGCTGCACTTATTTTTGGTGGTGGATTATTATGGATGAATACTCAAAACAATGCATTAGAAACGCAAATTACCGAAATACAAACTGAAAAGGATTTCTTCGAAACTCAAATAGAAGATTTAAATTCTGATTTAGTTGATTCTAAGAAAATAATTAATGTGTTTAGAGATAAGGATATTATTAGCGTGCCACTTGCTGGACAAGCTGTATATCCTGAAGCTTATGCAAAAGCATATTGGAATAAAGAGGATAAAACAGTTTATTTAGATTTAGCAGGCTTACCAGAACCTCCTGAAGGTAAGGTTTACCAAATTTGGTCTTTAACTTTAAACCCATTAACACCTACTAGTTTAGGTACAATAGATGATTTTAAATCTGATGATAATAAGATTTTTAGTCTAGAAAACACTAACGAATCTCAAGCCTTTGGTATTACATTAGAACCAGCTGGAGGAAGTGTTTCTCCTACGCTAGAACAATTATATACATTAGGAGTTATAGAATCTTAA
- a CDS encoding VWA domain-containing protein, protein MKKDKLHKKGFVFKQYEAPSQSPFEILFDIFKELITHTSGDFDEAIDWLKELDKEYKLTTPEYTIEDFIEDLKAKGYIRDEIKPDGKKGTGITAKTERAIRQSALDQIFGNIKRSGSGNHKSKGVGIGDEHTGDFRNYQFGDSMDKVSMTESLRNAQINNGIGDFRLTEDDLVVEETTHKSQMSTILMIDISHSMILYGEDRITPAKKVAMALAELITTRYPKDTLDILVFGNDAWPIKIKDLPYLNVGPYHTNTVAGLKLAMDLLRRKRNTNKQIFMITDGKPSCLKMPDGTYYKDSNGLNPYITNKCYAQAQQARKLHIPITTFMIAQDPYLQQFVETFTKANQGKAFYTGLKGLGEMIFEDYETNRKKRIKG, encoded by the coding sequence ATGAAAAAAGATAAATTACACAAAAAAGGTTTCGTGTTTAAACAATACGAAGCACCATCACAATCACCTTTCGAAATTCTTTTCGATATTTTTAAAGAGCTAATTACGCATACATCTGGAGATTTTGATGAAGCTATAGATTGGTTAAAAGAACTAGACAAAGAATACAAGCTTACTACTCCAGAATATACTATCGAAGATTTTATTGAAGATCTAAAAGCAAAAGGTTATATAAGAGACGAGATAAAACCAGATGGTAAAAAAGGCACTGGAATTACTGCTAAAACGGAACGCGCTATTAGGCAATCTGCATTAGATCAAATCTTTGGAAACATAAAACGTAGTGGAAGCGGTAACCATAAAAGTAAAGGTGTTGGAATAGGAGATGAGCACACAGGCGATTTTAGAAATTACCAATTTGGCGATAGTATGGATAAAGTGTCCATGACCGAAAGTCTTCGTAATGCCCAAATTAATAACGGTATTGGTGATTTTAGATTAACGGAAGATGATTTGGTAGTGGAAGAAACCACACACAAATCGCAAATGAGTACTATTTTAATGATAGACATTAGCCATAGTATGATTTTGTATGGTGAAGACCGTATCACTCCTGCTAAAAAAGTAGCCATGGCTTTAGCCGAATTAATTACCACACGTTATCCAAAAGACACCTTAGATATTTTAGTTTTTGGTAATGATGCTTGGCCAATTAAAATTAAAGATTTACCATATCTTAATGTTGGACCATACCATACAAATACAGTTGCAGGTTTAAAATTGGCAATGGATTTATTACGCAGAAAGCGTAATACCAATAAGCAAATTTTTATGATAACCGATGGGAAACCAAGTTGTTTGAAAATGCCAGATGGTACTTATTACAAAGATAGTAACGGACTAAATCCATACATTACAAATAAATGTTATGCACAGGCACAACAAGCTAGGAAATTGCATATACCAATTACTACTTTTATGATTGCTCAAGATCCATATTTACAACAATTTGTAGAAACGTTTACAAAAGCAAATCAAGGAAAAGCATTTTATACAGGCTTAAAAGGTTTAGGTGAAATGATTTTTGAAGATTATGAAACCAATAGAAAAAAGAGAATTAAAGGATAA
- a CDS encoding sigma 54-interacting transcriptional regulator — translation MDIKNIKTLGDLKNTGYKSKSIKDELRDNLIEKIKNKETTFEGVHGYENTVIPELERAILSRHNINLLGLRGQAKTRLARLMLNLLDEYIPLVEGSEINDDPLQPISRFAIELIKEKGDDTPITWLHRSERFAEKLATPDVTVADLIGDVDPIKAANLKLSYADDRVIHYGMIPRANRCIFVINELPDLQARIQVALFNILQEGDIQIRGFKLRLNLDMQFIFTANPEDYTNRGSIVTPLKDRIGSQILTHYPTDIETAKLITEQEANLDKAQSEAIQVPELAKDLLEQIVFEARESEYIDAKSGVSARLSITAYQNLLSTAELRSLKSGDKNTMVRLSDFIGVIPAITGKVELVYEGEQEGAAQVAFKLIDEAVQSLFPEFFPEIEKLKKQEDESPYDDIVSWFFNNRDGFELLDDLSDKEYKALLDAVTPLDDLLGKYQPNLAKEESYFIKEFVLWGLVQYKQLSKYRFTEGIQFKDPYGSFISGI, via the coding sequence ATGGATATAAAAAATATAAAAACTTTAGGCGATTTAAAAAATACTGGATATAAAAGCAAATCGATTAAAGATGAATTAAGAGATAATTTAATTGAAAAAATAAAGAATAAAGAAACAACGTTTGAAGGTGTTCATGGATACGAAAACACCGTAATACCTGAATTAGAACGTGCCATTTTATCAAGACATAATATTAACTTGTTAGGTTTGCGTGGTCAAGCAAAAACACGTTTAGCGCGTTTAATGCTTAATCTGTTAGACGAGTATATTCCTTTAGTTGAAGGCAGTGAAATTAACGATGATCCATTACAACCAATATCACGTTTTGCTATTGAATTGATTAAAGAAAAAGGTGATGATACACCAATTACATGGTTACATAGAAGTGAGCGTTTTGCAGAAAAATTAGCAACTCCAGATGTAACTGTTGCTGATCTTATAGGAGACGTAGACCCAATAAAAGCAGCAAATTTAAAATTGAGTTATGCAGATGATCGCGTGATTCATTACGGAATGATACCAAGAGCAAACCGTTGTATTTTTGTTATAAACGAATTACCCGATTTACAAGCCAGAATACAAGTGGCTTTATTTAATATTTTACAAGAAGGAGATATTCAAATTCGTGGTTTTAAATTACGATTGAATTTAGATATGCAATTTATATTTACTGCCAATCCTGAAGATTATACCAATAGAGGTAGCATTGTTACACCTTTAAAAGATAGAATTGGTTCACAAATTTTAACGCATTATCCAACAGATATTGAAACTGCAAAATTAATTACAGAGCAAGAGGCGAATTTAGATAAAGCACAATCTGAAGCAATACAAGTGCCAGAATTAGCAAAAGACTTATTAGAGCAGATTGTTTTTGAAGCACGTGAAAGCGAATATATAGATGCTAAAAGTGGTGTAAGTGCGCGTCTAAGTATTACAGCTTACCAGAACCTTTTAAGTACTGCCGAATTGCGATCTCTAAAATCTGGGGATAAAAATACAATGGTACGTTTAAGCGATTTTATTGGTGTTATTCCAGCAATAACTGGAAAAGTAGAATTGGTTTACGAAGGAGAACAAGAAGGTGCAGCACAAGTGGCTTTTAAATTAATTGACGAAGCTGTACAAAGTTTGTTTCCAGAGTTCTTTCCTGAGATTGAAAAATTAAAAAAACAGGAAGACGAAAGTCCTTATGATGATATTGTGTCCTGGTTCTTTAATAATCGTGATGGTTTTGAATTGTTGGACGATTTAAGTGATAAAGAATATAAAGCTTTATTAGATGCAGTAACTCCTTTAGATGATTTGTTAGGTAAATACCAACCAAATCTAGCAAAAGAAGAAAGCTATTTTATTAAAGAGTTTGTGCTTTGGGGATTAGTACAGTATAAGCAATTAAGTAAGTACAGATTTACTGAAGGTATTCAGTTTAAAGATCCTTATGGGAGTTTTATAAGTGGAATATAA
- a CDS encoding bifunctional alpha/beta hydrolase/OsmC family protein: MNIQKINFTNAESQQLVGRLELPINQHPHNFAIFAHCFTCNKNLSAVKNITRELTSNGFGVLRFDFTGLGESEGDFENTNFSGNVEDLISASNYLKENYTAPTLLIGHSLGGAAAIFAAAEIESIKAVATIGAPSNPKHVQNLIQSSVDEIKTTGKANVNIGGRPFTIKKQFLDDIETKSLPDVAKNLRKAILVMHSPQDATVGIENAEEIYVSARHPKSFVSLDGADHLLMRKEDSIYVGSVIATWAKRYISIPNTETISTSHQAVASLDAEDGFTTQMTVGSHTMMADEPTSYGGNDFGPSPYELVSAGLSACTAMTVQMYTKRKGWDLENIEVHTSHSKVPTPILENDETKEIQIDTFSREIKLKGNLDDKQILRVLQIANKCPVHKTLHSDIEVVTKLV; the protein is encoded by the coding sequence ATGAATATTCAAAAAATAAATTTCACTAACGCTGAAAGTCAACAATTAGTTGGTAGATTAGAGCTTCCTATAAATCAACATCCTCATAATTTCGCCATATTTGCGCATTGTTTTACTTGTAATAAAAACTTGTCTGCAGTAAAAAATATTACTCGAGAATTAACGTCTAACGGCTTTGGAGTGTTACGTTTCGATTTTACTGGTTTAGGCGAAAGTGAAGGTGATTTTGAAAATACTAACTTTTCAGGAAATGTAGAAGACTTAATTAGTGCTTCAAATTATTTAAAAGAAAACTATACTGCTCCTACCCTATTAATTGGACATTCTTTAGGTGGAGCAGCAGCAATTTTTGCAGCAGCAGAAATAGAATCTATAAAAGCTGTTGCAACTATTGGAGCGCCTTCAAACCCTAAACATGTTCAAAATTTAATACAAAGTAGTGTTGATGAAATTAAAACTACAGGAAAAGCCAACGTTAATATTGGAGGAAGACCATTTACAATAAAAAAGCAATTTTTAGATGATATAGAAACGAAGTCTTTACCAGACGTTGCTAAAAACTTACGTAAAGCAATATTAGTAATGCATTCTCCACAAGACGCGACTGTTGGTATTGAAAATGCTGAAGAGATTTATGTTTCAGCAAGACATCCAAAAAGTTTTGTTTCTCTTGATGGAGCAGATCACTTATTAATGCGAAAAGAAGATTCTATTTACGTTGGAAGTGTAATTGCTACTTGGGCAAAACGTTATATTTCTATTCCTAATACAGAAACTATTTCTACTTCTCATCAAGCTGTAGCAAGTTTAGATGCTGAAGATGGTTTTACAACGCAAATGACAGTAGGAAGCCATACTATGATGGCAGATGAACCTACAAGTTATGGTGGTAACGATTTTGGGCCTTCGCCTTACGAGTTGGTTTCCGCAGGACTATCTGCTTGTACAGCAATGACTGTTCAGATGTACACCAAACGAAAAGGCTGGGATTTAGAAAATATAGAAGTACACACGTCGCACTCAAAAGTACCGACTCCTATTTTAGAAAACGATGAAACTAAAGAAATCCAAATAGATACTTTTAGTAGAGAGATTAAACTAAAAGGAAATTTAGACGATAAACAAATACTACGTGTTCTTCAAATTGCTAACAAATGCCCTGTACATAAAACACTGCATAGCGATATCGAAGTGGTTACTAAATTGGTTTAA
- a CDS encoding YdeI family protein has product MDLEELYFKSDTEWREWLHSNHDSDNGIYLIFYKVDHKNESMRWEEAVKVALCYGWIDSTVKSLGNGKRRQYFCKRNPKSVWSALNKRHIKALLAEDLMHKKGLEIIKTGKKNGSWTALDTVEKGIIPEALQLAFNKNSKAFENYNNFAPSYRKHYLYWLNQAKREATKEKRITEIIKFCMANIKSRNTW; this is encoded by the coding sequence ATGGATTTAGAAGAACTCTATTTTAAATCTGATACAGAATGGCGAGAATGGCTACATAGTAATCATGATAGTGATAATGGTATCTACCTCATCTTTTACAAAGTTGACCATAAAAACGAAAGTATGCGTTGGGAAGAAGCCGTAAAAGTGGCGTTATGCTATGGTTGGATAGATTCTACAGTAAAAAGTTTAGGTAACGGTAAACGCAGACAATACTTCTGTAAGCGTAATCCTAAAAGCGTTTGGAGTGCATTAAACAAAAGACATATTAAAGCCTTACTTGCCGAAGACTTAATGCATAAAAAAGGTTTAGAAATTATAAAAACCGGAAAGAAAAACGGAAGTTGGACGGCTTTAGACACTGTTGAAAAAGGTATTATTCCAGAAGCATTACAATTGGCTTTTAATAAAAACTCTAAAGCTTTTGAAAATTATAACAACTTTGCGCCTTCCTATAGAAAACATTACTTGTATTGGTTAAACCAAGCCAAAAGAGAAGCTACAAAAGAGAAAAGAATTACAGAAATAATAAAATTTTGCATGGCTAATATTAAATCTCGCAATACGTGGTAA
- a CDS encoding acyl-CoA dehydrogenase family protein, translating to MATEEKELLRGGQFLVKETNCEDVFTPEDFSEEQNMMKEAVMEFNDREIIPHKPRFEAKDYALTEEVMRKAGELGFLGVAVPEAYGGLGMGFVSTVLTCDYISSGTGSFSTAFGAHTGIGTMPITLYGTEAQKQKYVPKLSTGEWFGSYCLTEPGAGSDANSGKTTAVLSEDGKSYKINGQKMWISNAGFCTVMIVFARLEDDKNITGFIVENDAANGITMGEEEHKLGIRASSTRQVFFNDTVVPIENMLAGRGEGFKIAMNALNVGRIKLAAACLDSQRRILTYGVKYAMERKQFKTPIADFGAIKMKLAKMATDAYAGESATYRAAKNIEDRIALREAAGNTHQEAELKGVEEYAIECSILKVAVSEDVQNCADEGIQIFGGMGFSEETPMESAWRDARIARIYEGTNEINRMLSVGMLVKKAMKGHVDLLGPATAVANELMGIPSFETPDYSELFSEEKAIIGRLKKVFLMVAGAAVQKYGPKMEEHQQLLIAASDILIEIYMAESTILRTEKNAKRTSEKEQAVQIAMSKLYLYNAVSIIENKGKESVISFAEGDEQRMMLMGLKRFTKYTNFPDIVDLRNEIAEKVKEEGKYCF from the coding sequence ATGGCAACAGAAGAAAAAGAATTATTAAGAGGTGGACAGTTCCTAGTAAAGGAAACAAATTGTGAAGATGTATTTACTCCTGAAGATTTTTCAGAAGAACAAAACATGATGAAGGAAGCGGTTATGGAATTTAACGACCGTGAAATTATACCACACAAACCTCGTTTTGAAGCTAAAGATTATGCATTAACAGAAGAAGTTATGCGTAAAGCTGGTGAATTAGGATTTTTAGGTGTAGCTGTTCCTGAAGCTTATGGCGGATTAGGAATGGGCTTTGTATCTACAGTTTTAACTTGTGATTATATTTCTTCAGGAACTGGTTCTTTTAGTACTGCATTTGGAGCACATACAGGTATTGGTACTATGCCAATTACATTATATGGTACAGAAGCTCAAAAGCAAAAATATGTTCCAAAACTATCTACTGGAGAATGGTTTGGATCTTACTGTTTAACTGAACCTGGTGCAGGATCTGATGCTAATTCAGGAAAAACAACAGCTGTACTATCAGAAGACGGTAAATCTTACAAGATTAATGGTCAGAAAATGTGGATTTCAAACGCAGGTTTTTGTACAGTAATGATTGTTTTTGCTCGTCTTGAAGATGATAAAAATATTACTGGTTTTATTGTAGAAAATGATGCTGCAAATGGTATTACAATGGGTGAAGAAGAACACAAATTAGGTATTCGTGCTTCTTCTACGCGACAAGTGTTTTTTAACGATACAGTTGTACCAATCGAAAATATGTTAGCTGGTCGTGGCGAAGGTTTTAAAATTGCCATGAATGCACTTAACGTTGGACGTATTAAATTAGCAGCTGCTTGTTTAGATTCTCAACGTAGAATTTTAACATACGGCGTAAAATACGCAATGGAGCGCAAGCAATTTAAAACACCTATTGCAGATTTTGGAGCAATTAAAATGAAGCTAGCAAAAATGGCTACTGATGCTTATGCTGGTGAATCTGCAACTTATAGAGCTGCAAAAAATATTGAAGATAGAATCGCTTTACGTGAAGCTGCTGGAAACACACACCAGGAAGCAGAACTTAAAGGTGTTGAAGAGTATGCTATTGAGTGCTCAATATTAAAAGTAGCAGTATCGGAAGATGTACAAAATTGTGCAGATGAAGGTATTCAAATCTTTGGTGGTATGGGCTTTAGTGAAGAAACTCCTATGGAATCTGCTTGGAGAGATGCACGTATAGCACGTATTTACGAAGGAACTAACGAAATTAACAGAATGTTATCTGTTGGTATGTTAGTTAAGAAAGCAATGAAAGGTCACGTTGATTTGTTAGGACCAGCAACTGCTGTAGCTAATGAGTTAATGGGAATTCCTTCTTTTGAAACACCAGATTATTCTGAATTATTTTCAGAAGAAAAAGCAATTATTGGTAGACTTAAAAAAGTATTTTTAATGGTTGCAGGTGCAGCTGTTCAAAAATATGGTCCAAAAATGGAAGAACACCAACAGTTATTAATTGCTGCTTCAGATATCTTAATTGAAATCTATATGGCTGAATCTACAATTTTAAGAACTGAGAAAAATGCTAAACGTACAAGCGAAAAAGAACAAGCTGTACAAATAGCAATGTCAAAATTATATTTATATAATGCAGTTAGTATCATTGAAAACAAAGGAAAAGAAAGTGTTATTTCTTTTGCTGAAGGAGATGAGCAACGCATGATGTTAATGGGACTTAAACGTTTCACAAAATATACAAACTTCCCAGATATCGTTGATTTACGTAATGAGATTGCTGAGAAAGTAAAAGAAGAAGGTAAATATTGCTTCTAA
- a CDS encoding superoxide dismutase family protein, which yields MKKIVLFSLLTVFAFTTSCKKDAKDKVEPTTEAEKAVKVKFALSPKSGSTVKGNVVFTQLNGEVEMTAILEGLNSGEHAIHIHETADCSSDDGKSSGGHWNPTAQPHGKWGDAAGFHKGDIGNFTADASGFAIVNKTTDQWCIGCGDETKDILGKAIIVHEGVDDFTSQPSGAAGSRVSCGGIIK from the coding sequence ATGAAAAAAATAGTATTATTCTCATTATTAACTGTTTTCGCATTCACAACAAGTTGTAAGAAAGACGCAAAAGACAAAGTTGAACCTACAACTGAAGCTGAAAAAGCAGTAAAAGTAAAATTTGCACTATCTCCAAAAAGCGGTAGTACAGTAAAAGGTAATGTTGTATTTACGCAACTAAATGGAGAAGTTGAAATGACTGCCATTTTAGAAGGCTTAAATTCTGGTGAACACGCAATACATATTCATGAAACGGCAGATTGCTCATCAGACGATGGGAAATCTTCTGGTGGACATTGGAACCCAACTGCCCAACCACATGGGAAATGGGGAGATGCAGCAGGTTTTCACAAAGGAGATATAGGAAACTTTACAGCAGATGCTAGCGGATTTGCTATAGTTAATAAAACTACAGACCAATGGTGTATTGGCTGTGGAGACGAAACTAAAGACATTTTAGGAAAAGCTATTATTGTACATGAAGGTGTAGACGATTTTACCTCACAGCCAAGTGGAGCAGCAGGAAGCAGAGTTAGCTGTGGTGGTATTATTAAATAA
- a CDS encoding RNA polymerase sigma factor, whose translation MQLEALVAKFQKKDERAFEKLYNMYSESMHGVIYNIVRDHDIAQEVMQDVFIKAWHKADSYSSSKGRFFTWILNIARNAAIDKTRSKSFKNSSKNLNADYFVDILPTQDNLDNSTDAIGIAKFVGKLADKCKKVIDLLYFKGYTQKEASETLDMPIGTIKTHNRNCIKELREMVLN comes from the coding sequence ATGCAATTAGAAGCTTTAGTAGCTAAATTTCAAAAAAAGGACGAAAGAGCTTTTGAGAAATTATACAATATGTACAGCGAAAGTATGCATGGTGTTATTTACAATATCGTTAGAGATCACGATATTGCTCAAGAAGTCATGCAAGATGTATTTATAAAAGCATGGCATAAAGCCGACTCTTACAGTTCTAGTAAAGGACGATTTTTTACTTGGATTCTTAATATTGCTAGAAATGCAGCAATAGATAAAACACGTTCTAAAAGTTTTAAGAACAGTTCTAAAAACCTTAATGCCGACTATTTCGTAGATATACTACCAACTCAAGATAACCTCGACAACTCTACCGATGCCATTGGCATTGCAAAGTTTGTTGGGAAACTAGCCGATAAATGTAAAAAGGTTATAGACCTACTTTACTTTAAAGGTTATACGCAAAAAGAAGCGTCTGAAACACTCGACATGCCTATTGGGACTATTAAAACTCACAATAGAAATTGTATTAAGGAATTAAGAGAAATGGTATTAAATTAA